From the genome of Streptomyces ficellus:
CCCTCGTCGTCGATCTCGAAGGCGCCACCCACCTTCCGGAAGGTGTTGAGGAACGTCATCATCGAACGCTGCTGCGCGCCGCGCACGTAGATGTTGCCTTCGGTCGCCAGCGCCGCGCTCGCCCAGGAGGCCGCCTCCAGGCGGTCCGGGAGGGCGCGGTGGGTGTAGCCGCCGAGCTTGTCGACACCGGTGATCCGGATCGTCCGGTCGGTGTCCATGGAGATGATCGCGCCCATCTTCTGCAGGACGCAGATCAGGTCCTCGATCTCCGGCTCCACCGCCGCGTTCGACAGCTCCGTGACGCCCTCCGCCAGCACGGCCGTCAGCAGCACCTGCTCCGTCGAGCCGACCGAGGGGTACGGCAGCCGGATCTTCGTGCCGCGCAGCCGCTGCGGGGCCTCCAGGTACTGGCCGTCCGCGCGCTTCTCGATCGTCGCGCCGAACTGGCGCAGCACGTCGAAGTGGAAGTCGATCGGCCGGCCGCCGATGTCGCAGCCGCCCAGGCCCGGGATGAAGGCGTGGCCGAGGCGGTGCAGCAGCGGACCGCAGAACAGGATCGGGATGCGCGACGAGCCCGCGTGGGCGTCGATGTCGGCGACGTTGGCGGACTCGACGTGCGTCGGGTCCAGGACCAGCTCGCCCGGCTCCTCGCCGGGCCGGACGGTCACACCGTGCAGCTGGAGCAGTCCGCGCACGACGCG
Proteins encoded in this window:
- the murA gene encoding UDP-N-acetylglucosamine 1-carboxyvinyltransferase, with translation MTGTDDVLLVHGGTPLEGEIRVRGAKNLVPKAMVAALLGSEPSRLRNVPDIRDVRVVRGLLQLHGVTVRPGEEPGELVLDPTHVESANVADIDAHAGSSRIPILFCGPLLHRLGHAFIPGLGGCDIGGRPIDFHFDVLRQFGATIEKRADGQYLEAPQRLRGTKIRLPYPSVGSTEQVLLTAVLAEGVTELSNAAVEPEIEDLICVLQKMGAIISMDTDRTIRITGVDKLGGYTHRALPDRLEAASWASAALATEGNIYVRGAQQRSMMTFLNTFRKVGGAFEIDDEGIRFWHPGGALNAIALETDVHPGFQTDWQQPLVVALTQAAGLSIVHETVYESRLGFTSALNQMGAHIQLYRECLGGSDCRFGQRNFLHSAVVSGPTKLQGADLVIPDLRGGFSYLIAALAAQGTSRVHGIDLINRGYENFMEKLVELGAKVELPGSAIV